A stretch of Microbacterium sp. 4R-513 DNA encodes these proteins:
- a CDS encoding HhH-GPD-type base excision DNA repair protein → MTLHITGDADADRLLTDDPLALLIGMLLDQQVPMETAFGGPLKLQRRLGSVDAATIAGYDPESLVEVFKQPPSVHRFPGSMAARVQALCAALEQDWGGDAAALWTRDDPNGPEVLRRLKTLPGFGEQKAKIFLALLGKQYGFRGEGWREASAPYGEDGSFRSVADITSAEALTKVREHKRAMKAAAKEAS, encoded by the coding sequence ATGACGCTCCACATCACGGGTGACGCCGACGCGGACCGCCTGCTCACGGACGACCCCCTCGCCCTCCTCATCGGCATGCTGCTCGACCAGCAGGTGCCGATGGAGACGGCGTTCGGCGGGCCGCTCAAGCTGCAGCGGCGCCTCGGCTCGGTCGACGCCGCGACGATCGCCGGCTACGACCCCGAATCGCTCGTCGAGGTCTTCAAGCAGCCACCGTCGGTGCACCGCTTCCCAGGGTCGATGGCGGCGCGCGTGCAGGCGCTGTGCGCGGCGCTCGAGCAGGACTGGGGAGGGGATGCCGCGGCCCTCTGGACGCGCGACGACCCGAACGGCCCCGAGGTGCTCCGACGGCTCAAGACGCTCCCCGGCTTCGGAGAGCAGAAGGCCAAGATCTTCCTCGCGCTGCTCGGCAAGCAGTACGGCTTTCGCGGCGAGGGCTGGCGCGAGGCATCCGCCCCCTACGGCGAGGACGGCTCGTTCCGCAGCGTCGCCGACATCACGAGCGCCGAGGCGCTGACGAAGGTGCGCGAGCACAAGCGCGCGATGAAGGCGGCGGCGAAAGAGGCCTCGTGA
- a CDS encoding ABC transporter permease, which produces MPDRRPLSSGRLLWARSRARTGLLASATATIAAAVATVCALLASLARAVASAGTPAPPGVPPEQVAAQVAAGTTALLSAAPALLLLVAILAATATAQLGRLLAAAREHEWATVRARGLSYRQAWTTDAAESAVVAIAGALAGLAVAALLLWIAGGSPSDAFAQAIAALAMAFLLAVVLTVSLRRGAEQRGAGRGARATTGALVVVVVLAAALVVWQLPQARPTGFDPIVAIAPAVLLLSGALVALTVFGALAGLAATPAFGGRSLIPAYPVRQVARRLTIYAVAVLLVALTVAQAVFAAAYSSTWTAAATDSAAVRAGADLRVDLDPQTASPADVADAAAVTGVDAASPALVAGAEFGSTTAELIAVPAAAIPTVVSTAGGLIDTDALAAAVTPAEDSVVAEPLPLGDAATGLRVAAGIESTGPNVVGSLELRAIVLDATGASAQLRLAGEAVRDEQGALSITGESDLPQGTAPWSLQSISAFIGPTNASGQVLLELTSVQAIGGSTLDATGEGQLTGNGRESVLWLADGGATAGTGAQLEGDAAEAAAAQLPPVRVAVTEALAERLGLGLGDTLDFRYAGTGRRGAIEVGGIEAAIPGAATTLAVFAPLDVLQVSMLQRGTSIVAPSSVWATGATSADDALSAALGGRPVKTASPGVTADVVGALVPGWWIATAGSAVLALVAAFAIVQTLALARRRELGVLRALGVTRGRQARMRAAELAAVLGAALVLGALAGALVAWLVASELVRAVTPGILPLGGGVTFAWAPLGAALAALVVGLALIVTSAALGVRRAARTATVGEESR; this is translated from the coding sequence ATGCCCGACCGCCGTCCCCTGTCGTCGGGACGCCTGTTGTGGGCGCGCTCCCGCGCGCGGACCGGCCTGCTCGCGAGCGCCACCGCGACGATCGCGGCGGCCGTCGCCACCGTGTGCGCGCTGCTGGCGTCGCTCGCCCGGGCGGTCGCATCGGCCGGCACCCCCGCACCGCCGGGCGTTCCGCCCGAGCAGGTGGCCGCCCAGGTGGCGGCGGGCACGACGGCGCTCCTCTCGGCCGCGCCGGCTCTTCTCCTCCTGGTCGCGATCCTCGCCGCGACGGCGACCGCTCAGCTCGGCCGGCTCCTGGCGGCGGCCCGCGAGCACGAGTGGGCCACCGTGCGGGCCCGTGGTCTCTCGTATCGGCAGGCATGGACGACGGATGCCGCCGAGTCGGCCGTCGTCGCGATCGCCGGCGCTCTCGCGGGGCTCGCCGTCGCGGCCCTCCTCCTCTGGATCGCGGGCGGCTCGCCCTCCGATGCGTTCGCGCAGGCGATCGCCGCGCTCGCGATGGCGTTCCTGCTCGCGGTCGTCCTGACCGTCTCCCTGCGTCGCGGCGCCGAGCAGCGCGGCGCGGGGCGCGGAGCCCGCGCCACCACGGGAGCGCTCGTCGTCGTGGTCGTCCTCGCCGCGGCCCTCGTCGTGTGGCAGCTGCCTCAGGCGCGGCCGACCGGCTTCGACCCCATCGTCGCGATCGCCCCGGCCGTGCTGCTCCTCTCTGGAGCCCTCGTCGCGCTGACGGTGTTCGGCGCTCTCGCGGGTCTCGCTGCGACGCCGGCGTTCGGCGGCCGGTCACTGATCCCGGCCTATCCCGTGCGTCAGGTCGCCCGGCGCCTGACGATCTACGCGGTCGCCGTGCTCCTCGTCGCCCTCACCGTCGCGCAGGCCGTCTTCGCAGCTGCGTACTCCTCGACGTGGACCGCCGCCGCGACCGACTCCGCCGCCGTGCGGGCGGGAGCCGACCTGCGCGTCGACCTCGATCCGCAGACGGCCTCGCCCGCCGATGTCGCCGACGCCGCGGCGGTGACGGGGGTGGATGCCGCGTCCCCGGCCCTCGTCGCGGGTGCTGAGTTCGGCAGCACGACGGCCGAGCTCATCGCCGTCCCCGCGGCCGCGATCCCGACCGTCGTGTCGACGGCGGGCGGCCTCATCGACACCGACGCCCTGGCCGCCGCCGTGACGCCGGCGGAGGACAGCGTCGTCGCCGAGCCGCTTCCTCTCGGCGACGCGGCGACGGGCCTCCGGGTCGCGGCCGGCATCGAGTCGACCGGCCCCAACGTCGTCGGGTCGCTCGAGCTCCGTGCGATCGTGCTGGACGCGACCGGAGCCTCGGCGCAGCTGCGGCTGGCCGGCGAGGCCGTGCGCGACGAGCAGGGCGCCCTCTCGATCACAGGCGAGAGCGATCTGCCGCAGGGCACGGCCCCGTGGAGTCTGCAGTCGATCTCGGCGTTCATCGGGCCGACGAACGCCTCGGGACAGGTGCTGCTCGAGCTCACCTCGGTCCAGGCGATCGGCGGCTCGACGCTCGACGCGACGGGCGAGGGTCAGCTCACCGGGAACGGCCGGGAGTCGGTGCTGTGGCTCGCCGACGGCGGCGCGACGGCCGGAACGGGCGCGCAGCTCGAGGGGGACGCCGCCGAGGCGGCCGCCGCCCAGCTGCCGCCGGTCCGGGTCGCCGTGACAGAAGCGCTCGCCGAGCGGCTCGGCCTCGGCCTCGGCGACACGCTCGACTTCCGGTACGCCGGGACCGGCCGCCGCGGAGCGATAGAGGTCGGCGGCATCGAAGCCGCCATCCCCGGTGCCGCGACGACGCTTGCGGTGTTCGCGCCGCTCGACGTGCTGCAGGTCTCGATGCTGCAGCGGGGCACCTCGATCGTCGCGCCGTCGTCCGTGTGGGCGACAGGGGCGACGAGCGCCGACGACGCCCTCAGCGCCGCACTCGGCGGCCGGCCGGTGAAGACGGCGTCGCCGGGCGTCACGGCCGACGTCGTGGGGGCCCTCGTCCCCGGCTGGTGGATCGCCACTGCGGGATCGGCGGTGCTGGCGCTCGTCGCCGCCTTCGCGATCGTCCAGACCCTCGCCCTCGCGCGACGCCGGGAACTCGGCGTGCTGCGTGCGCTCGGGGTGACGCGCGGTCGCCAGGCGAGGATGCGCGCCGCGGAGCTCGCGGCGGTGCTCGGAGCAGCACTTGTGCTCGGCGCGCTCGCCGGGGCCCTGGTCGCCTGGCTGGTGGCGTCGGAGCTCGTCCGCGCCGTGACCCCCGGCATCCTTCCCCTCGGCGGTGGGGTGACGTTCGCCTGGGCACCGCTCGGCGCCGCCCTCGCCGCGCTCGTGGTGGGTCTCGCGCTCATCGTGACGTCCGCCGCCCTCGGAGTGCGGCGCGCGGCGCGCACGGCGACCGTGGGGGAGGAGTCCCGATGA